Part of the Flavobacterium sp. MDT1-60 genome, TTGAGAATTTCAGGGAATTATATGCTGAGAATTTTGAATGAAGACAGAGAAGTTGTTTTCTCCAGAAAATTCATTTTATTTGAAGATCATTCAACGGTTGGAGCTTTAGTAAAACGAAGCCGAAACCTCAGCAATATTGATTACAAGCAAAATCTTGAATTTACTGTGCTTTCAAATGATATTGTTTTTCAGACCCCTTTGCAAAACTTAAAAGTGCTGTTATTGCAAAATGGGGATTTTAATACTAGTATCAAAAATATTGTTCCACAATACACAATAGGAAATCAAATGGTTTATAAATACGATAAAGAGACACAATTTTGGGCAGGAAATGAGTTTTTATATTTTGAAAATAAAGACATTCGTGCCGCAAGTAATAATGTTGCAAAAGTAGGTTCGGCGAACGATATTTACAGTTCCTTTTTATATACCAATCAGGCGAGAGCAAACCAGATTTATACCTTATATGAAGATGTAGACGGAAATTTTGTTGTAAAAAACATAAACGCCTCTAATAATGAAATTGAAGCTGATTATGCCTGGGTTTATTTTAGTCTTTCAGCTCCGGCTTTCCAGTTAAATAAAGACATTTATATTGTTGGAATGTTCAACAATTACAGCTTATCTCCAGAATACAAAATGGACTACAATGAAAAAAAAGGAGTCTACGAAAAAGCAGTCATGATCAAACAAGGTTTTACCAATTTTGAGTATCGCGTGGCCGATAAAAAAGGTATGATTGATTATGAAAATGCTATTGATGGTAATTTCTATCAGACAGAAAACGAGTACACTGTCCTGGTTTATTACAAACATAGTTCAGATCGATACGAAAGAGTAATCGGAAAAGGAAATGCAAACTCAATAAACATCACTAATTAAAACATTGTTAAAGGATTTCGTTGAACGATTTTTTTTCGTAAGTTTGCATCTATAACACACACATATATACTACGTTAGTATGGTTTCTCAGATCACAAGAGGCATAAAAATATCTGTTTTGACTAGTTTTGAAGGTACTTACTTCAAGAACTATAAGATTCACTTTGCCTTTAGTTACGTAGTTACGATTGAAAACCACAGTAAAGATTCAGTACAATTAACTTCTCGTCACTGGGAAATTTTTGATTCTCTTAACGACTTAGAAGTTGTTGATGGAGAAGGTGTCATTGGAAAAAAACCAGTTTTAAAACCTGGAGAAAACCACACCTATAGTTCTGGTTGCTTGCTTTCATCTCCTTATGGTGCGATGAAAGGTCATTTTAATATGATCAATTTTACTACTACCAAAACGTTCAAAGTTATTGTTCCGACTTTTAGAATGTGTGCTCCATTTGCTTTAAATTAATTTATCGAAATTTCTATTACACCCTCTCTTGTGATTGCATATGCTTTGTCATTTTCTGTCGGAGTCATATAGGAATTTCCAGTAAACTCTCCAAAAGCGGGAAAAATCAGCTGATTTGGTTTTCGAAAAAAACAAGGCAAACTTAAAAACTGTCTTCCCAATCCTTTTAATTGTATGGCAGGATGAATATGTCCGCAAAAATTAAAAAATTCTTCTTTTTCTGTTGGATGATGCGTTAACAAGAAATCATCAATAATCAATTCACTGTAAATTTCAATATTCAGGTCTTCGTAATTACTTTTTGAAATGATATCGTGGTTCCCTTCCACTAAAATTATTTTCTGTGAATGCTCTTTTATCCAATCCGTGAAAAAATTCCATTCGGTATTGATTTTACTATGAAATAAATCTCCTAAAAAAATAATGGTTTCTGAACCAAATATTTCTAAAACCGTTTTTAAACGATTAAAATTTTCAAAAATAGCCTCTTTCGGAATTCCGATTCCATGTTTTCTAAAATGGGTCACTTTTCCTAAATGAACATCCGAAATTAAAAGCATCTTTTTTTCTTCCCAAAAAACGGCACCAGATTGATGTAAAATGAATTTCTGATTATTAATTAATATTCTCATAAACAATTATTTCATGTAACTGGCTGTCATTTTTTTGATTCTTTCTTGTAGTGTTTCACTTGATAATTTCTCTCTGAGTCGATCTGTAATGATTGGAAAACTAAAAGGCGTTGGTTTATTACACTGTTTCCACACAATCGTTTGCCGGTTAATTCTTTCTAAAGCCTGAATCAAACGTCCTTCTTCTAACTGATGTTCGAATGTTTCTATAAACGCCTGATGCAGCAATAAATTGTCAGGCTCAAAATCCCGAAAGACTTCAAAAAGTAATTGGGAACCACTTTGCAAATGTTTGGTTTTAACTGGTCGGCCAGGCATTCCTGTAAAAACCAGGCCGGCGATTACAGCAATATCTCTGAATTTTCTTCTTGCCATTTCGGTCGAATTCAGACTTTTTTGTAAATCGTGATGTACATATTCCGTAGAAAATAAATCATTATCAAAAATAGCTTCCATATCAATTTCCTGATCGGAAAGTAGTTCAAAACCGTAATCATTATAGGCTAATGAAAACGTGATGGAGAACAACAGACTAATTCGGTAAGACAACATACTCGCTAAGGCTTCATGTACAAACCTTCCTTCAAAAGGATAAAAAATAGCATGAAATCCTTCTCTGGTTTTAAATGTTTCAATTAAAAATTCATTGGCATCAGGAACAATACTTTCTTTCCGCTGTCTGTCAAAAATAGGTTTTAATGCTTTTAATTCGGGAGTTAGATTGTCAGTGTTTGCCGCATATAATTCTTCACGTAATAATTCACTCATTTGTACAGACAACGCCATACGGCCTCCCATCCAACTTACTGTTTTAGAACTTTTTTTCAGATCTGCTTTCCGAACCAAAACCTGCATATTTTTGACACGGAATAATTCGAGTCTTTTTCCGGCAAACGTAAAAACATCTCCTGGTTTAAGTTTAGAGGCAAACCATTCTTCAATAGTTCCAATATAACCTCCACTTAAATATTTAACATTAAGAACTGCATCTCCAACAATAGTCCCAATTTGCATTCTGTGGTGCATAGCTATTAATCTGCTATTGATTTTAAAACGTCCGTCTTCTTCGATTTCTACTTTCTTAAATTCATCATAAGCTTGTAAACTCTGACTTCCGTTAGTAATAAAATTGAGAATCCAGTTCCAATTTTCTTTAGTCATATTTTGATAGCAGAAAGTTTGTTTTATCTCCTTGTAAATCTCATCCGGGGAAAATCCTTCAGAAACGGCCAGCGTATTTAAATATTGAACCAAAACATCCCAACTGTTCAAGTACGGAATACGATCTTCGACAATCGTTTTTGCAGCCGCTTTTTTTAGTGCCGATGCCTCAATTAATTCAATTGCATGTGTGGCAAGAAAATAAATAACACTCTCTTTCCCCGGTTGATGACCGCTTCTTCCTGCTCTTTGCAGAAAACGTGCAACGCCTTTTGGTCCGCCAATCTGAATAATCGTTTCAACCGGTGCAAAGTCAACCCCCAAATCCAGACTTGAGGTACAAACTACCACTTTTAATTCTTCATTTCTGATCGCATTTTCAACCCATTGCCGAACCTCTCTACTGATACTTCCGTGATGCATGGCCATATCGCCGGCAAATTCAGGATATTTCTCCAGAATTGCCTGATACCACATTTCGCAAACGGAACGAACATTGGTAAAAATTAAAGTGGTTTTGCTTCTCCTAATGATTTTGGCCACCTCATCAATTAAATGCAAACCTAAGTGACCACGCCAGGGGTAGCTCTCCATTTTCTCCGGAAGAATTGAAAGCACTTTTATTTTCTTGTTGATATTTGCTTTTATCAAAACTGAATTTTTATACGCTTCAGAATCCAAACCTAACAATACTTGTTGTGCCAATTCCAAATTTCCAATGGTGGCTGAAATTCCCCAAATTTTCATTTTTGGGGCAACTGTTTTTAATCTTGACAAAGCCAATTCCATTTGAACACCTCGTTTTGTGCCTAATAATTCATGCCATTCATCAACAACAATGGCAGAACAATTGGCAAAAGTTTTTGCAAATTCCTTTGATCCCAAAAGCAATTGTAAACTTTCAGGAGTTGTAATCAGCAAGTCAGGCATTTTTTTGCTCTGTTTTGTTCTTTCGTTTTGCGAAGTATCTCCAGAACGAATTCCCACTGTTAATGACAAATCTAAATCTGTAATAATTCGTTCAGCAGCTTGTTTTATTTCAACAGAAAGCGCTCGTAGAGGTGTAATCCAAATGGCTTTCAATCCTGACTTATGTTTAGCTACGCTCCGTTCGGCTTTGCCTCGGGTGGTTTTATAATCAGG contains:
- the pdeM gene encoding ligase-associated DNA damage response endonuclease PdeM, whose amino-acid sequence is MRILINNQKFILHQSGAVFWEEKKMLLISDVHLGKVTHFRKHGIGIPKEAIFENFNRLKTVLEIFGSETIIFLGDLFHSKINTEWNFFTDWIKEHSQKIILVEGNHDIISKSNYEDLNIEIYSELIIDDFLLTHHPTEKEEFFNFCGHIHPAIQLKGLGRQFLSLPCFFRKPNQLIFPAFGEFTGNSYMTPTENDKAYAITREGVIEISIN
- a CDS encoding DUF5103 domain-containing protein; translated protein: MPKFLFQSLLLLFIFTSAKAQEVQTEVTPPYNIKTVSFVQNGNNVVPIFELGSTFELQFDDLFGNEANYYFDLIHCDYNWIPTDIPKTDYVRGFDNQRITDYSNSFNTLQAFSHYRLSFPNQFTTQLRISGNYMLRILNEDREVVFSRKFILFEDHSTVGALVKRSRNLSNIDYKQNLEFTVLSNDIVFQTPLQNLKVLLLQNGDFNTSIKNIVPQYTIGNQMVYKYDKETQFWAGNEFLYFENKDIRAASNNVAKVGSANDIYSSFLYTNQARANQIYTLYEDVDGNFVVKNINASNNEIEADYAWVYFSLSAPAFQLNKDIYIVGMFNNYSLSPEYKMDYNEKKGVYEKAVMIKQGFTNFEYRVADKKGMIDYENAIDGNFYQTENEYTVLVYYKHSSDRYERVIGKGNANSINITN
- a CDS encoding ligase-associated DNA damage response DEXH box helicase, with product MNRDELYVLAENWFKDQGWKSFPFQTQTWTAFLQGKNGLLNAPTGSGKTYALWFPIVLDYIKQNPDYKTTRGKAERSVAKHKSGLKAIWITPLRALSVEIKQAAERIITDLDLSLTVGIRSGDTSQNERTKQSKKMPDLLITTPESLQLLLGSKEFAKTFANCSAIVVDEWHELLGTKRGVQMELALSRLKTVAPKMKIWGISATIGNLELAQQVLLGLDSEAYKNSVLIKANINKKIKVLSILPEKMESYPWRGHLGLHLIDEVAKIIRRSKTTLIFTNVRSVCEMWYQAILEKYPEFAGDMAMHHGSISREVRQWVENAIRNEELKVVVCTSSLDLGVDFAPVETIIQIGGPKGVARFLQRAGRSGHQPGKESVIYFLATHAIELIEASALKKAAAKTIVEDRIPYLNSWDVLVQYLNTLAVSEGFSPDEIYKEIKQTFCYQNMTKENWNWILNFITNGSQSLQAYDEFKKVEIEEDGRFKINSRLIAMHHRMQIGTIVGDAVLNVKYLSGGYIGTIEEWFASKLKPGDVFTFAGKRLELFRVKNMQVLVRKADLKKSSKTVSWMGGRMALSVQMSELLREELYAANTDNLTPELKALKPIFDRQRKESIVPDANEFLIETFKTREGFHAIFYPFEGRFVHEALASMLSYRISLLFSITFSLAYNDYGFELLSDQEIDMEAIFDNDLFSTEYVHHDLQKSLNSTEMARRKFRDIAVIAGLVFTGMPGRPVKTKHLQSGSQLLFEVFRDFEPDNLLLHQAFIETFEHQLEEGRLIQALERINRQTIVWKQCNKPTPFSFPIITDRLREKLSSETLQERIKKMTASYMK
- the apaG gene encoding Co2+/Mg2+ efflux protein ApaG — its product is MVSQITRGIKISVLTSFEGTYFKNYKIHFAFSYVVTIENHSKDSVQLTSRHWEIFDSLNDLEVVDGEGVIGKKPVLKPGENHTYSSGCLLSSPYGAMKGHFNMINFTTTKTFKVIVPTFRMCAPFALN